Proteins encoded by one window of Nitrospirota bacterium:
- a CDS encoding type II toxin-antitoxin system RelE/ParE family toxin, which produces MSYGLELSEVVYARLEDLGASDAKRLRQVFLKILSLRRSPRPPDSEQLSHFTYRGLAGFRATQGEYRIIYAIDEKAKIVKIARILHRDRDYRELDQL; this is translated from the coding sequence GTGAGCTACGGACTGGAGCTCTCTGAAGTGGTCTATGCCAGGCTGGAAGACCTGGGTGCCAGCGATGCCAAACGGCTCCGACAGGTCTTCCTGAAGATCCTGAGTCTCCGCCGTTCACCACGTCCTCCCGATTCCGAACAACTGAGCCACTTCACCTACCGGGGCCTGGCCGGCTTCCGTGCCACCCAAGGCGAATACCGGATCATCTACGCGATCGACGAGAAGGCCAAGATCGTCAAGATCGCCCGGATTCTCCACCGCGACCGCGACTACCGCGAGCTCGATCAACTGTAA
- a CDS encoding response regulator has translation MPESTPSEAETILVIDDEPLVRRLLSSILTKAGYTVLEGNDAGRALDLCQQHLGPIHLLLTDIHMPDMNGRELATRVRALRPQIQVLYLSSDEAGLPATGPNSKEDSAFLPKPCSPDALRSKVREVLGSSSQRG, from the coding sequence ATGCCAGAGTCCACTCCCTCAGAGGCTGAGACTATCCTCGTCATCGATGATGAGCCCCTCGTCCGGCGGTTGCTCTCAAGCATCCTCACAAAGGCTGGGTACACGGTGCTGGAAGGAAACGACGCCGGCCGTGCCCTGGACCTGTGCCAGCAACACCTAGGCCCCATCCACCTCCTCCTCACGGACATCCACATGCCCGACATGAACGGCCGAGAGCTTGCCACTCGTGTGCGCGCCCTCCGTCCACAGATTCAGGTCCTTTACCTCTCCAGCGATGAGGCTGGCCTCCCGGCAACGGGCCCCAACTCGAAGGAGGACAGCGCCTTTCTTCCCAAGCCCTGTTCGCCGGATGCCTTACGTTCCAAAGTCCGTGAGGTTTTGGGATCGTCAAGTCAACGGGGATGA
- a CDS encoding helix-turn-helix transcriptional regulator: protein MGTREQLGRRIRDLRKKRGLTQERLAEAASVDVKYLGSIERGRENPTIGTLEKLANTLSVKMHQILDCEHEVTGKRLLQRRIAQVLRECDERELQIILRLVRSIKD, encoded by the coding sequence ATGGGTACCAGGGAGCAGCTCGGCAGGCGGATCAGGGACCTGAGGAAGAAGCGAGGGCTCACTCAGGAGCGATTAGCCGAAGCCGCCAGTGTGGATGTGAAGTATCTTGGAAGCATCGAGCGCGGGCGGGAAAATCCGACGATTGGGACTCTTGAGAAGCTTGCCAATACCCTTTCCGTGAAGATGCATCAAATTCTTGACTGTGAGCACGAGGTCACGGGGAAGAGGTTGTTGCAGAGACGCATCGCCCAGGTGCTTCGCGAATGTGATGAGAGGGAGCTGCAGATCATTCTCAGGCTTGTCCGGTCCATCAAGGACTAG
- a CDS encoding PIN domain-containing protein, with translation MRLKLYLDTSVLGAICDPGPEERLTATRRILDGLKAGSWEGYISALVLEEVSRAHVSLRRKIAAELEKSPLTVLEESEESVALAQAYIEATAIPSDYEDDARHIAIATLNDISVIVSWNFRHMVNVERKRRINSVNLREGFPLIDIVSPWEVSDEEA, from the coding sequence GTGCGGCTCAAGTTGTATCTTGATACATCGGTCCTTGGGGCCATCTGTGATCCTGGCCCGGAAGAACGGCTGACGGCTACTCGCCGCATCCTGGACGGACTCAAGGCGGGCTCCTGGGAGGGATATATTTCAGCGCTCGTCCTCGAAGAGGTATCGAGAGCCCATGTGTCTTTACGACGGAAGATTGCGGCAGAGCTGGAGAAGAGCCCTTTGACGGTGCTGGAGGAATCGGAAGAAAGCGTGGCGCTTGCCCAGGCCTACATTGAAGCAACCGCGATCCCGTCTGATTATGAAGACGATGCCAGACATATCGCCATTGCGACGCTCAATGACATCAGCGTGATCGTCTCGTGGAATTTTCGTCACATGGTCAATGTCGAACGGAAGCGGCGGATCAACAGCGTCAATCTGCGCGAAGGGTTCCCGCTCATTGATATTGTGTCACCCTGGGAGGTCAGCGATGAAGAAGCGTGA
- a CDS encoding response regulator yields the protein MVAVLVNGQGASRVPGVPALFESEPALQPSVPAAPMSPPSSLGAAPYQCAGSDRGKKTILLAEDQPGLQRFLRIVLTNAGYRVLSAYHATQAVHIAQEYQGPIDLLLTDIFMPDISGVELAVGMRMRHPEIKILYISGVVDRSAVFRPETDRTIRFLQKPVSTETLLETVRALLWTVPEEDVV from the coding sequence ATGGTCGCAGTACTGGTCAATGGACAGGGTGCCAGTCGGGTTCCTGGAGTCCCGGCTCTCTTTGAGTCCGAGCCGGCGCTGCAACCTTCTGTTCCTGCCGCGCCGATGTCTCCTCCATCGTCCCTGGGGGCGGCACCGTATCAGTGTGCGGGGTCGGACCGTGGCAAGAAAACCATCCTGCTGGCCGAGGACCAGCCGGGCCTCCAGCGGTTCCTGCGGATCGTGCTGACCAACGCAGGGTATCGGGTGCTTTCTGCGTATCATGCAACCCAAGCCGTTCACATTGCGCAGGAGTACCAAGGTCCCATTGATCTTCTACTGACTGACATCTTCATGCCCGATATCTCCGGGGTGGAACTGGCCGTCGGCATGCGGATGCGGCACCCCGAAATCAAGATCCTCTACATCTCCGGGGTCGTGGATCGGTCAGCCGTTTTTCGTCCAGAGACAGATCGCACCATACGATTCCTCCAGAAACCCGTTTCCACTGAAACTCTGCTTGAGACCGTGCGAGCACTTCTCTGGACGGTGCCTGAAGAAGACGTGGTATGA
- a CDS encoding PAS domain-containing protein, which yields MTSSPRRTHPASFLLSRLSRINLWHFLWIAVALSVLMSLPMSYLIHGRLAWDYPLTAACISAVVASLVLFLIKQIRSEQQRTEEALRESEARLRAIIGSEPECVKVVAPDGTLLEMNPAGLSMVEADSPEAVIGRPVIRLVHPEDRPAFQALHDSVMQGRPGTLQFRIIGLRGTLRSLETQAAPLRDGAGRIASVLSITRDVTERKRAEDALKESERKLGEAQRIAHLGYWERDLASDLLTWSDETYRIFGLRPHERLLHFAQFQEFIHPEDRGIIIRAVTEALRGGPGPDVEYRVVRPDGEIRVVHSRGHVMRDESGQPRRIFGTIQDITERKRAEASLHAKTSQLQLISETMTAFYENGDWREASTRLLRGALRLTESEYGFIGVVMEGPVLRVLAHEGIVWNAAVNREFYERAMRTYEEKGYLEFTNLENLFGRIITTGTVVIANEPGTDPRSGGLPPGHPPLRHFLGVPILRGSEVVGMIGVANRPGGYTGAEQAAIEILTQAIGVLYDSYLRRERQAELEEELRQSQKMEAIGRLAGGLAHDFNNLLMVIQGYGELLREQFGQDRTVATNLGQIRQAAESAGLLVRQLLAFSRKQVLDPRVLDLNAVIGGIGGMIRRLLGEDIDLAVSLAPNLGAVKADQGQVEQVLMNLAANARDAMPQGGRVTIETTNIEMTEPQRRGQVVVPGPYVMLAVSDTGVGMDAATQARIFEPFFTTKTQGKGTGLGLSSVYGIVKQSGGYIFVYSEPGRGTTFKIYLPRVNEEVSPIHEKPSVRVIPRGTETILLVEDEPAIRELVSTELAALGYTVLAARHGFEALLVSNSHEGPIHLLLADVVMPQMSGPELAERLTSSRPDLRVLYMSGYGSESIVHHGIIDPGTAFLQKPFTQETLASKVRAVLDQPGS from the coding sequence GTGACCTCCTCACCGCGTCGGACGCATCCGGCCTCCTTCCTCCTCAGCAGACTCTCCCGCATCAATCTCTGGCACTTCCTCTGGATTGCCGTCGCCCTGTCCGTGCTCATGAGCCTTCCCATGAGCTACCTCATCCATGGGCGGCTCGCCTGGGACTACCCCTTGACCGCCGCTTGCATCTCCGCGGTGGTGGCGTCGCTGGTTCTCTTCCTCATCAAGCAGATTCGTTCGGAGCAGCAGCGGACGGAAGAGGCGCTCCGGGAGAGTGAGGCACGGCTCCGCGCAATCATCGGAAGCGAACCCGAATGCGTGAAGGTGGTCGCACCGGACGGTACGCTCCTGGAGATGAACCCGGCGGGCCTTTCCATGGTGGAAGCCGACTCCCCCGAGGCGGTGATCGGACGCCCGGTCATCCGCCTGGTGCATCCTGAAGACCGCCCGGCGTTCCAAGCCCTGCATGACTCCGTGATGCAGGGCCGGCCGGGAACTCTCCAATTTCGGATCATTGGGCTCCGCGGAACCCTGCGATCGCTGGAGACCCAGGCGGCCCCCCTTAGAGATGGCGCTGGCCGGATTGCGTCGGTCCTGAGCATCACGCGCGACGTGACCGAGCGCAAGCGCGCAGAGGATGCGCTCAAGGAAAGCGAGCGGAAGTTGGGCGAAGCCCAGCGCATCGCGCACCTGGGCTACTGGGAGCGCGACCTCGCGAGCGATCTTCTCACCTGGTCGGACGAAACCTACCGCATCTTCGGACTCCGGCCGCACGAACGCCTCCTCCATTTCGCCCAGTTCCAGGAATTCATCCATCCCGAAGATCGGGGCATCATTATCCGCGCTGTGACGGAAGCGCTTCGGGGCGGGCCGGGTCCCGACGTGGAATACCGCGTGGTGCGGCCCGACGGCGAGATTCGGGTTGTCCATAGCCGGGGACATGTCATGCGGGATGAGTCCGGCCAGCCCCGCCGCATCTTCGGCACCATCCAAGACATCACGGAGCGCAAGCGCGCCGAAGCCTCGCTCCACGCCAAAACCAGCCAGTTGCAGCTCATCAGCGAGACCATGACCGCGTTTTATGAGAACGGTGATTGGCGGGAGGCGAGCACGAGACTCCTCCGTGGCGCGTTGCGTCTGACGGAGAGCGAGTACGGATTCATCGGCGTGGTTATGGAGGGGCCGGTGCTGCGGGTTCTCGCGCACGAGGGCATCGTCTGGAACGCTGCTGTCAACCGCGAGTTCTATGAACGCGCGATGCGCACGTACGAGGAGAAAGGGTACCTGGAGTTCACCAACCTGGAGAATCTCTTTGGACGCATCATCACGACTGGTACGGTGGTCATTGCCAATGAGCCAGGGACCGATCCCCGCTCAGGGGGACTCCCCCCAGGCCACCCGCCGCTGCGTCACTTCCTGGGGGTCCCCATCCTCCGAGGGTCAGAGGTTGTGGGCATGATCGGAGTCGCGAATCGGCCGGGCGGATACACCGGGGCGGAACAGGCCGCAATTGAGATCCTCACCCAGGCCATCGGCGTGCTCTATGACAGCTACCTTCGCCGTGAGCGGCAAGCTGAACTGGAGGAGGAGCTGCGCCAGTCGCAGAAAATGGAGGCGATCGGGAGGCTCGCCGGAGGCCTGGCTCACGACTTCAACAACCTCCTGATGGTGATCCAGGGGTATGGCGAGCTCTTGCGGGAGCAATTCGGACAGGACCGCACGGTGGCGACAAACCTCGGGCAGATCAGACAGGCGGCGGAGAGCGCGGGTCTCCTCGTGCGCCAGCTTCTGGCCTTCAGCCGCAAGCAGGTCCTTGACCCAAGGGTCCTTGATCTGAATGCCGTCATCGGCGGCATCGGCGGGATGATCCGCCGGCTCCTGGGCGAGGACATTGATTTAGCGGTTTCCCTGGCCCCGAATCTTGGTGCAGTCAAGGCCGACCAGGGGCAGGTAGAGCAGGTTCTCATGAACCTGGCTGCCAATGCGCGCGATGCCATGCCGCAGGGCGGACGAGTCACGATTGAGACTACAAATATCGAGATGACCGAACCGCAGCGGCGGGGGCAAGTCGTTGTTCCAGGGCCGTATGTGATGCTGGCCGTGAGCGATACCGGGGTGGGAATGGATGCCGCGACCCAAGCGCGCATCTTTGAGCCCTTCTTCACGACCAAAACCCAGGGCAAGGGTACGGGCCTGGGGCTCTCATCGGTCTATGGGATCGTGAAGCAGAGCGGTGGGTATATCTTTGTGTACAGCGAGCCAGGACGGGGCACGACATTCAAAATCTATCTCCCGCGGGTCAATGAGGAGGTCTCCCCGATCCACGAGAAGCCTTCCGTCCGAGTCATACCCCGCGGCACGGAGACGATCCTTCTCGTAGAAGACGAGCCGGCTATCCGCGAGCTCGTCTCAACGGAGCTGGCCGCGCTCGGCTACACGGTGCTTGCGGCCCGGCACGGATTTGAAGCCCTCCTCGTGAGCAACTCCCATGAAGGGCCGATCCACCTTTTGCTGGCCGACGTGGTCATGCCTCAGATGAGCGGCCCCGAGCTTGCCGAGCGCCTCACGTCCAGCCGCCCCGATCTCCGCGTCCTCTACATGTCCGGGTACGGGAGCGAATCCATCGTGCACCACGGCATCATTGATCCGGGCACGGCGTTTCTCCAGAAGCCCTTTACCCAGGAGACGCTCGCCTCCAAGGTCCGCGCCGTCCTTGACCAGCCGGGATCCTGA
- a CDS encoding LuxR C-terminal-related transcriptional regulator, which yields MPKIKPLTPRERQVLQRVARGLSNREVGERLGISVRTAEVHRFNIMRKLRTRNVAQLLRAALKRRLVTIKDLLPPIKRRRRS from the coding sequence ATGCCCAAAATAAAGCCGCTCACGCCGCGTGAGCGCCAAGTACTCCAAAGAGTGGCCCGGGGCCTGAGCAATCGGGAAGTGGGGGAGCGGTTGGGAATAAGCGTACGGACTGCTGAGGTGCACCGGTTCAATATTATGAGAAAGCTCCGAACTCGGAATGTGGCTCAGTTGCTACGGGCAGCGCTCAAACGGAGGCTGGTGACGATCAAGGATCTCCTCCCACCCATCAAGCGACGGAGAAGGTCCTGA
- a CDS encoding LuxR C-terminal-related transcriptional regulator: protein MAERLAISIKSVESYRARLQDKLGLQTRVELHRDALACGLLRPDGLNEPESPVCG, encoded by the coding sequence GTGGCCGAACGTCTCGCGATCAGCATCAAGTCAGTCGAGAGCTATCGGGCCCGTCTACAGGACAAGTTAGGGCTCCAGACCCGTGTCGAGCTGCACCGCGATGCCCTGGCCTGTGGCCTTCTCCGACCAGACGGCCTCAACGAGCCAGAATCCCCGGTTTGCGGCTAG
- a CDS encoding response regulator transcription factor, translating into MRLLIVDDHAVLRAGLRLLIGVQPDMTVVAEAADGEEAVQMSDKAQPDLVLLDLSMPKVGGLHLIPLIRQRCPRMRILVLSTHQDPACVRAAFDVGATGYVVKMADHTELLTAIRAVASGKRHLCSICREALAHAVLGDAPPVDDSTGHRRASVLSKRSEKSCPWSRRGIRTVRWPNVSRSASSQSRAIGPVYRTS; encoded by the coding sequence GTGCGTCTACTGATTGTGGACGATCATGCGGTCCTCCGAGCCGGGCTCCGGCTGCTGATCGGCGTCCAACCGGATATGACGGTCGTCGCGGAGGCGGCCGACGGCGAGGAGGCCGTCCAGATGTCGGACAAGGCCCAGCCGGACCTGGTCTTGCTCGATCTCTCGATGCCAAAGGTCGGGGGACTCCACCTGATCCCATTGATCCGGCAGCGCTGTCCTCGGATGCGGATTCTGGTGCTCTCGACGCACCAAGACCCGGCCTGTGTGCGCGCCGCCTTCGACGTCGGTGCGACCGGCTACGTGGTCAAGATGGCTGATCATACCGAGTTGTTGACGGCAATCAGGGCCGTGGCCAGCGGCAAGCGGCATCTCTGTTCGATCTGCCGGGAGGCCTTGGCCCACGCGGTCCTTGGTGACGCTCCGCCCGTCGACGATTCCACCGGCCACCGTCGCGCCAGTGTGTTGAGCAAGCGGAGCGAGAAGTCCTGCCCATGGTCGCGCAGGGGCATACGAACCGTCAGGTGGCCGAACGTCTCGCGATCAGCATCAAGTCAGTCGAGAGCTATCGGGCCCGTCTACAGGACAAGTTAG
- a CDS encoding EAL domain-containing protein: MTDLSAVVEASLHEVYAVDAETLGYRYVSAGAVRNLGYSRAAMLTMTPLQVLSGFDPGSFRSLVAPVLGGKRDRLTFRGTHRRADGSLYPVDVSVQLVVSDEARSFLLLRAVLVEVAERTRTAQLLLRLTSYDSLTDLPNRVLFRDRLEQALAQAKRHRQFVGLLILDLDRFRLMNDTLGHRAGDVLLREVAKRLLRCARDGDTVARFDGDEFAIILTGLHSPQEASSVAQHLLETVSEPAPIEGSDVYVTASIGIALYPSDTTDPDGLIQLADTAMCQAKALGGHVARFYTADMNAKALERLNLETGLRKALDRHEFLVHYQPQIDLTSGRVIGLEALARWRHPVLGLIPPTQFIPIAEETGLIVPIGHWVLWTACLQTQAWRAMGVPPLRIAVNLSARQFQHQDVAALVSQVLQETGLDPHCLELELTESMVMQNVEESIATLRALKALGVHLSIDDFGTGYSSLNYLAQLPVDTLKIDQSFVRDLPADPQAAMIASTIIALAHSLNLKVIAEGVETEQQEAALRAGQCFVMQGYRFGRPVPACDMGSRLVEIGRDARVP; the protein is encoded by the coding sequence ATGACCGATCTTTCCGCCGTCGTCGAGGCGAGCCTCCACGAGGTCTATGCGGTGGACGCGGAGACGCTCGGGTACCGGTACGTCAGCGCCGGGGCGGTGCGCAATCTTGGCTATTCGCGCGCGGCAATGCTGACGATGACGCCGCTTCAGGTGCTGTCTGGCTTCGACCCGGGGTCTTTCCGATCCCTGGTAGCGCCGGTGCTGGGAGGCAAGCGGGACAGGCTGACGTTTCGCGGCACGCACCGCCGTGCCGATGGCAGCTTGTACCCCGTTGACGTCTCCGTTCAGCTGGTTGTCTCCGATGAAGCCCGGAGCTTCCTCCTGCTCCGCGCGGTCCTGGTGGAGGTGGCCGAGCGCACGCGCACGGCGCAGCTCCTGCTCCGCCTCACCTCCTACGACTCCCTCACGGACCTGCCGAACCGCGTCCTGTTCCGAGACCGGCTGGAGCAAGCGCTCGCGCAGGCGAAGCGCCATCGGCAGTTCGTCGGCCTGTTGATCCTCGACCTGGATCGCTTCCGGCTGATGAACGACACGCTGGGCCATCGAGCGGGGGATGTGCTGCTGCGGGAGGTGGCCAAGCGGCTGCTCCGTTGCGCGCGGGACGGGGACACCGTCGCGCGATTCGACGGCGATGAGTTCGCCATCATTCTGACCGGGCTCCATTCTCCACAAGAGGCCTCCTCGGTCGCCCAGCACCTGCTGGAGACGGTCTCGGAGCCGGCACCAATTGAAGGGTCTGACGTGTACGTCACGGCCAGCATCGGCATCGCTCTGTACCCGTCCGATACGACGGACCCGGATGGCCTGATCCAACTGGCCGACACGGCCATGTGCCAGGCTAAAGCGTTGGGCGGCCACGTCGCGCGGTTCTACACGGCCGACATGAATGCCAAGGCGCTAGAGCGACTCAACCTGGAAACAGGTCTCCGCAAGGCGCTGGATCGCCATGAGTTCCTCGTGCATTATCAACCGCAGATCGATCTCACATCCGGTCGGGTAATCGGCCTTGAAGCCCTCGCGCGCTGGCGACATCCGGTCTTGGGTCTGATCCCTCCCACCCAATTCATCCCCATCGCCGAGGAGACCGGCCTCATTGTCCCGATTGGCCATTGGGTGCTGTGGACGGCCTGCCTGCAAACCCAGGCCTGGCGTGCGATGGGAGTGCCCCCGCTGCGCATCGCGGTCAACCTCTCGGCCCGACAGTTCCAACACCAGGATGTCGCGGCGCTGGTCAGCCAGGTGCTCCAGGAAACCGGTCTGGACCCACACTGCCTGGAACTGGAACTGACCGAAAGCATGGTCATGCAGAACGTGGAGGAATCCATCGCCACGCTGCGTGCCCTTAAGGCGCTGGGGGTCCACCTCTCGATAGACGATTTTGGAACCGGCTATTCGTCCCTGAACTATCTGGCCCAGCTCCCCGTGGATACCCTGAAGATTGACCAATCCTTCGTGCGGGACCTGCCTGCTGATCCCCAGGCCGCCATGATTGCCAGCACCATCATTGCCCTGGCTCACAGCCTCAACCTGAAGGTGATTGCCGAGGGCGTGGAAACCGAACAACAGGAAGCGGCGCTCCGCGCCGGGCAGTGCTTCGTCATGCAGGGATACCGATTCGGCCGTCCGGTACCCGCTTGCGATATGGGCTCGCGGTTGGTCGAGATCGGACGCGACGCGCGTGTGCCGTGA
- a CDS encoding ATP-binding protein translates to MKEWIEQQVALRHVVEAFPDATVVAHRDGRIVLANARAEQIFGYPSGTLVGQSVETLLPLQFRERHHDHRRTYFSAPTPGWIGAGRRLCGLRADGTEFPVTVWLSPIEADRGLLVAATVRPIHEDPPPGAGPSRADPRPGFEGERQLDRVIGGLAHHLNNLLTVILGYSELALGKVPPRDAVSASLGEVRQAAQRAAALVQQVLAWSRQQVLYPTVLDLNRLVADPARFKRLTGDKLEVVYRLAPDLDPVKADPGQLDQVVQALVRNAGEAMPEGGRLTVETANVELADARPSQPADVPAGRYAALAITDTGHGIAPENLPRIFEPFFTTKPIGHGVGLALSAAHGIVAQSGGYLTVESEPGKGSTFTIYLPGLDETLRTVGPDQARPLQETETTTILLVEDEHEVRGMFRMMLESLGYGVLEAASGLEALRLSRAHPGPIPLLLTDVTMPGMTGPAVAEILLRERSDLKVLFMSGYGGGEAIGEAGRSPRTAFLQKPFSREALLRMVQKLLDGPTAP, encoded by the coding sequence ATGAAGGAATGGATCGAGCAGCAGGTCGCCCTCCGACACGTCGTCGAAGCATTTCCGGACGCCACGGTCGTGGCCCATCGTGACGGCCGCATTGTGCTCGCCAACGCCCGGGCGGAGCAGATCTTCGGCTATCCCAGCGGAACGCTGGTCGGGCAGTCGGTTGAGACTTTGCTCCCGCTCCAATTCCGGGAGCGGCACCACGACCATCGCCGCACCTACTTCTCCGCGCCCACTCCGGGGTGGATCGGAGCGGGACGACGCCTCTGCGGCCTGCGAGCCGATGGCACGGAGTTTCCCGTCACCGTCTGGCTGTCCCCCATCGAGGCGGATAGAGGGCTCTTGGTGGCCGCGACGGTGCGGCCGATTCATGAAGACCCGCCGCCCGGCGCGGGGCCATCACGGGCCGACCCGCGCCCCGGCTTCGAGGGGGAGCGGCAACTCGATCGAGTGATCGGAGGCCTGGCGCATCACTTGAACAATCTCCTGACCGTCATCCTCGGGTACAGCGAGCTGGCCCTCGGCAAAGTGCCGCCCCGGGACGCGGTGAGCGCCAGCCTCGGCGAGGTCCGTCAAGCCGCGCAGCGGGCCGCGGCGCTGGTCCAACAGGTGCTGGCCTGGAGCCGGCAACAGGTCCTGTACCCGACGGTGCTGGATCTGAACAGACTCGTTGCCGATCCTGCACGGTTCAAGCGGCTGACGGGGGACAAGCTCGAAGTGGTCTACCGCCTCGCGCCGGATCTCGACCCGGTCAAGGCCGATCCCGGTCAGCTCGATCAGGTCGTCCAAGCGCTCGTTCGCAATGCGGGCGAAGCCATGCCGGAGGGCGGACGGCTGACCGTCGAGACGGCCAATGTCGAGCTCGCTGACGCGCGTCCAAGCCAACCGGCCGACGTCCCGGCAGGCCGATACGCCGCGCTCGCCATCACGGACACGGGCCACGGGATCGCCCCAGAAAACCTGCCCAGGATCTTTGAACCCTTCTTCACGACGAAGCCCATCGGGCACGGAGTCGGACTCGCGCTCTCGGCGGCCCACGGCATCGTCGCCCAGAGCGGGGGATACCTGACTGTGGAAAGCGAGCCGGGCAAAGGCTCAACCTTCACGATCTATCTTCCGGGCCTCGACGAGACCCTTCGCACGGTCGGACCTGACCAGGCTCGCCCGCTGCAAGAGACTGAGACCACGACGATCCTGCTGGTGGAGGACGAACACGAAGTCCGCGGGATGTTTCGCATGATGCTGGAGAGCCTCGGCTATGGGGTGCTTGAGGCCGCAAGCGGTCTGGAGGCCCTCCGCCTCAGTCGGGCACATCCTGGGCCGATTCCCCTGCTGCTCACCGACGTCACGATGCCCGGCATGACCGGCCCGGCGGTGGCCGAGATCTTATTACGTGAGCGGTCGGACCTGAAGGTGCTCTTCATGTCCGGCTACGGTGGTGGGGAGGCCATTGGGGAGGCGGGGCGGAGCCCCCGCACCGCTTTTCTTCAGAAACCGTTCTCCAGAGAGGCCCTGCTGCGGATGGTCCAGAAGCTGCTGGATGGGCCGACGGCTCCGTGA
- a CDS encoding response regulator, whose translation MAGIAVAVAPEKFRETLCGALRAYGHEVVTADTADQAVRLLDGPAPALLLVDLSLPGRPGLETLATLRARAPQVPLLVVAERLAPDMDSRIRRLGITEVLRKGLKLDDLMHLITRALQQVGKQAGRPSLGSRHLGPEGGSAPKAATILIVDDEPEIAALMGEFLASRGYRIRTASNGPDALALIRRDPPDLVLLDLYMPGMNGVEVLRRLKAPTAPADSLNAIVVTASQDEPLLQEALDLGAFDVLHKPVDLHQVELAVMVKLLLGAEP comes from the coding sequence ATGGCAGGCATTGCAGTTGCGGTTGCACCAGAGAAGTTTCGAGAGACGCTCTGCGGGGCGCTGCGAGCCTATGGGCATGAGGTGGTGACAGCCGACACCGCGGACCAGGCCGTCCGGCTTCTCGACGGACCGGCGCCGGCCCTCCTGTTGGTTGATCTGAGTCTGCCGGGCAGGCCGGGTCTGGAGACGCTGGCGACCCTCCGGGCTCGGGCTCCGCAGGTCCCCCTGCTCGTGGTCGCGGAGCGTCTGGCGCCCGACATGGACAGTCGTATCCGCCGGCTCGGCATCACCGAGGTGCTCCGCAAGGGGCTCAAGCTGGACGACCTGATGCACCTGATCACTCGGGCCTTGCAGCAGGTCGGCAAACAGGCTGGGAGGCCTAGCTTGGGCTCGCGTCACCTCGGTCCGGAAGGGGGATCGGCCCCCAAGGCCGCAACGATCCTGATCGTGGACGACGAGCCGGAGATTGCCGCCTTGATGGGGGAATTCCTGGCCAGCCGGGGCTACCGAATCCGGACGGCCTCCAATGGACCCGACGCCCTGGCTCTGATTCGCCGAGACCCGCCGGACCTGGTTCTGCTGGATCTCTACATGCCGGGGATGAACGGCGTGGAGGTGCTGCGGCGGCTCAAGGCCCCGACGGCGCCGGCCGATTCGCTGAACGCCATCGTGGTGACCGCCAGCCAGGACGAACCGCTCCTGCAGGAGGCGTTGGACCTGGGGGCCTTCGATGTCCTGCATAAACCGGTGGATCTGCATCAGGTGGAGCTTGCGGTCATGGTCAAGCTGCTCCTGGGCGCCGAGCCCTGA